The proteins below come from a single Pseudomonas chlororaphis genomic window:
- the rpoB gene encoding DNA-directed RNA polymerase subunit beta (DNA-dependent RNA polymerase catalyzes the transcription of DNA into RNA using the four ribonucleoside triphosphates as substrates; beta subunit is part of the catalytic core which binds with a sigma factor to produce the holoenzyme): MAYSYTEKKRIRKDFSKLPDVMDVPYLLAIQLDSYREFLQAGATKDQFRDVGLHAAFKSVFPIISYSGNAALEYVGYRLGEPAFDVKECVLRGVTYAVPLRVKVRLIIFDKESSNKAIKDIKEQEVYMGEIPLMTENGTFVINGTERVIVSQLHRSPGVFFDHDRGKTHSSGKLLYSARIIPYRGSWLDFEFDPKDCVFVRIDRRRKLPASVLLRALGYTTEEVLDAFYTTNVFHVQGENLSLELVPQRLRGEIAVLDIQDDKGKVIVEQGRRITARHINQLEKAGIKELQVPMDYVLGRTTAKAIVHPATGEIIAECNTELSVEILAKIVKAQVVRIETLYTNDIDCGPFISDTLKIDSTGNQLEALVEIYRMMRPGEPPTKDAAETLFNNLFFSPERYDLSAVGRMKFNRRIGRTEIEGSGVLNKDDIVAVLKTLVDIRNGKGIVDDIDHLGNRRVRCVGEMAENQFRVGLVRVERAVKERLSMAESEGLMPQDLINAKPVAAAVKEFFGSSQLSQFMDQNNPLSEITHKRRVSALGPGGLTRERAGFEVRDVHPTHYGRVCPIETPEGPNIGLINSLAAYARTNQYGFLESPYRVVKDALVTDEIVFLSAIEEADHVIAQASATMNDKKVLVDELVAVRHLNEFTVKAPEDVTLMDVSPKQVVSVAASLIPFLEHDDANRALMGSNMQRQAVPTLRADKPLVGTGMERNVARDSGVCVVARRGGVIDSVDASRIVVRVADDEVETGEAGVDIYNLTKYTRSNQNTCINQRPLVSKGDRVQRSDIMADGPSTDMGELALGQNMRIAFMAWNGFNFEDSICLSERVVQEDRFTTIHIQELTCVARDTKLGPEEITADIPNVGEAALNKLDEAGIVYVGAEVGAGDILVGKVTPKGETQLTPEEKLLRAIFGEKASDVKDTSLRVPTGTKGTVIDVQVFTRDGVERDARALSIEKTQLDEIRKDLNEEFRIVEGATFERLRAALVGHKAEGGAGLKKGQEITDEVLDGLEHGQWFKLRMAEDALNEQLEKAQAYIVDRRRLLDDKFEDKKRKLQQGDDLAPGVLKIVKVYLAIRRRIQPGDKMAGRHGNKGVVSVIMPVEDMPHDANGTPVDVVLNPLGVPSRMNVGQILETHLGLAAKGLGEKINRMVEEQRKVADLRKFLHEIYNEIGGRNEELDTFSDQEILDLAKNLRGGVPMATPVFDGAKESEIKAMLKLADLPESGQMQLFDGRTGNKFERPVTVGYMYMLKLNHLVDDKMHARSTGSYSLVTQQPLGGKAQFGGQRFGEMEVWALEAYGAAYTLQEMLTVKSDDVNGRTKMYKNIVDGDHRMEPGMPESFNVLIKEIRSLGIDIDLETE; encoded by the coding sequence ATGGCTTACTCATATACTGAGAAAAAACGTATCCGCAAGGACTTTAGCAAGTTGCCGGACGTCATGGATGTGCCGTACCTCCTGGCCATCCAGCTGGATTCGTATCGTGAATTCTTGCAAGCGGGAGCGACTAAAGATCAGTTCCGCGACGTGGGCCTGCATGCGGCCTTCAAATCCGTTTTCCCGATCATCAGCTACTCCGGCAATGCTGCGCTGGAGTACGTCGGTTATCGCCTGGGCGAACCGGCATTTGATGTCAAAGAATGCGTATTGCGCGGTGTAACTTACGCCGTACCTTTGCGGGTAAAAGTGCGCCTGATCATTTTCGACAAAGAATCGTCGAACAAAGCGATCAAGGACATCAAAGAGCAAGAAGTCTACATGGGTGAAATCCCCCTGATGACTGAGAACGGTACCTTCGTAATCAACGGTACCGAGCGTGTAATCGTTTCCCAGCTGCACCGTTCTCCGGGCGTGTTCTTCGACCACGACCGTGGCAAGACGCACAGCTCCGGCAAACTGCTTTACTCCGCGCGCATCATTCCTTACCGCGGTTCGTGGTTGGACTTTGAGTTCGACCCGAAAGACTGCGTCTTCGTGCGTATCGACCGTCGTCGCAAGCTGCCGGCTTCGGTACTGCTGCGCGCGCTCGGCTATACCACCGAGGAAGTGCTGGACGCGTTCTACACCACCAACGTCTTCCACGTGCAGGGTGAAAACCTCAGCCTGGAACTGGTGCCTCAGCGCCTGCGTGGTGAAATCGCGGTCCTGGACATCCAGGACGACAAAGGCAAGGTTATTGTCGAGCAGGGTCGTCGTATCACCGCTCGCCACATCAACCAGCTGGAAAAAGCCGGGATCAAAGAGCTGCAGGTGCCGATGGACTACGTCCTGGGTCGCACCACGGCGAAGGCCATCGTGCATCCGGCCACTGGCGAAATCATTGCAGAGTGCAACACCGAGCTGTCCGTCGAAATCCTGGCGAAAATCGTCAAGGCTCAGGTCGTTCGTATCGAAACCCTGTACACCAACGATATCGACTGCGGTCCGTTCATCTCTGACACGCTGAAGATCGACTCCACCGGCAACCAGCTGGAAGCCCTGGTCGAGATCTATCGCATGATGCGTCCTGGCGAGCCGCCAACCAAGGATGCAGCCGAGACCCTGTTCAACAACCTGTTCTTCAGCCCTGAGCGCTATGATCTGTCTGCGGTCGGCCGGATGAAGTTCAACCGTCGTATCGGTCGTACCGAGATCGAAGGTTCGGGCGTGCTGAACAAGGATGACATCGTTGCGGTCCTCAAGACCCTGGTCGACATCCGTAACGGCAAAGGCATCGTCGATGACATCGACCACCTGGGTAACCGCCGTGTTCGCTGCGTAGGCGAAATGGCCGAGAACCAGTTCCGCGTTGGCCTGGTGCGTGTAGAGCGTGCGGTCAAGGAACGCCTGTCGATGGCTGAAAGCGAAGGCCTGATGCCGCAAGACCTGATCAACGCCAAGCCAGTGGCTGCGGCGGTGAAGGAGTTCTTCGGTTCGAGCCAGCTGTCCCAGTTCATGGACCAGAACAACCCGCTGTCCGAGATCACCCACAAGCGTCGCGTCTCCGCACTCGGCCCAGGTGGTCTGACCCGTGAGCGCGCAGGCTTCGAAGTTCGTGACGTACACCCGACCCACTACGGTCGTGTATGCCCGATCGAGACGCCGGAAGGTCCGAACATCGGTCTGATCAACTCCCTGGCAGCCTATGCGCGCACCAACCAGTACGGCTTCCTCGAGAGCCCGTACCGCGTGGTGAAAGACGCCCTGGTGACCGACGAGATCGTGTTCCTGTCCGCCATCGAAGAGGCCGATCACGTGATCGCCCAGGCTTCGGCCACGATGAACGACAAGAAAGTCCTGGTCGACGAGCTGGTTGCTGTTCGTCACCTGAACGAGTTCACCGTCAAGGCGCCGGAAGACGTCACCTTGATGGACGTGTCGCCCAAGCAGGTTGTTTCGGTGGCTGCGTCGCTGATCCCGTTCCTCGAGCACGACGACGCCAACCGTGCATTGATGGGTTCGAACATGCAGCGTCAGGCTGTACCGACCCTGCGTGCCGACAAGCCGCTGGTGGGTACCGGCATGGAACGTAACGTTGCTCGCGACTCCGGCGTTTGCGTCGTGGCTCGTCGTGGCGGTGTGATCGATTCCGTCGACGCCAGCCGTATTGTGGTTCGTGTTGCCGATGACGAAGTTGAAACGGGCGAAGCCGGTGTCGACATCTACAACCTGACCAAATACACCCGCTCCAACCAGAACACCTGCATCAACCAGCGTCCGCTGGTCAGCAAGGGTGATCGGGTTCAGCGCAGCGACATCATGGCTGACGGTCCGTCCACCGACATGGGTGAACTGGCGCTGGGCCAGAACATGCGCATCGCGTTCATGGCGTGGAACGGCTTCAACTTCGAAGACTCCATCTGCCTGTCCGAGCGTGTGGTTCAGGAAGACCGCTTCACCACGATCCACATTCAGGAACTGACCTGTGTGGCCCGTGACACCAAGCTTGGCCCAGAAGAAATCACTGCGGACATCCCGAACGTGGGTGAGGCTGCACTGAACAAGCTGGACGAAGCCGGTATCGTTTATGTGGGTGCCGAAGTCGGCGCAGGCGACATCCTGGTGGGCAAGGTCACTCCGAAAGGCGAGACCCAGCTGACGCCGGAAGAGAAACTGCTGCGTGCCATCTTCGGTGAAAAAGCCAGCGACGTGAAGGACACCTCCCTGCGTGTGCCGACTGGCACCAAGGGTACCGTCATCGACGTACAGGTCTTCACTCGCGACGGCGTCGAGCGTGATGCTCGTGCACTGTCCATCGAGAAGACTCAGCTCGACGAGATCCGCAAGGACCTGAACGAAGAGTTCCGTATCGTTGAAGGCGCGACGTTCGAACGTCTGCGTGCTGCGCTGGTTGGCCACAAGGCCGAAGGCGGCGCCGGCTTGAAGAAAGGTCAGGAAATCACCGACGAAGTCCTCGACGGTCTTGAGCACGGCCAGTGGTTCAAACTGCGCATGGCTGAAGACGCTCTGAACGAGCAGCTCGAGAAGGCGCAGGCCTACATCGTTGATCGCCGCCGTCTGCTGGACGACAAGTTCGAAGACAAGAAGCGCAAACTGCAGCAGGGCGATGACCTGGCTCCAGGCGTGCTGAAAATCGTCAAGGTCTACCTGGCAATCCGTCGTCGCATTCAGCCGGGCGACAAGATGGCCGGTCGTCACGGTAACAAAGGTGTGGTCTCGGTGATCATGCCAGTTGAAGACATGCCGCACGATGCCAATGGCACCCCGGTCGATGTGGTCCTCAACCCGTTGGGCGTACCTTCGCGTATGAACGTTGGTCAGATCCTTGAAACCCACCTGGGCCTCGCGGCCAAGGGCCTGGGTGAGAAGATCAACCGTATGGTCGAAGAGCAGCGCAAGGTCGCGGACCTGCGTAAGTTCCTACACGAGATCTACAACGAGATCGGCGGTCGCAACGAAGAGCTGGACACCTTCTCCGACCAGGAAATCCTGGACCTGGCGAAGAACCTGCGCGGCGGCGTTCCAATGGCGACTCCGGTGTTCGACGGTGCCAAGGAAAGCGAAATCAAGGCCATGCTGAAGCTGGCAGACCTGCCGGAAAGCGGCCAGATGCAGCTGTTCGACGGCCGTACCGGCAACAAGTTCGAGCGTCCGGTTACCGTTGGCTACATGTACATGCTGAAGCTGAACCACTTGGTGGACGACAAGATGCACGCTCGTTCTACCGGTTCTTACAGCCTGGTTACCCAGCAGCCGCTGGGTGGTAAGGCGCAGTTCGGTGGTCAGCGTTTCGGGGAGATGGAGGTCTGGGCGCTGGAAGCGTACGGTGCTGCCTACACTCTGCAAGAAATGCTCACAGTGAAGTCGGACGATGTGAACGGCCGGACCAAGATGTACAAAAACATCGTGGACGGCGATCACCGTATGGAGCCGGGCATGCCCGAGTCCTTCAACGTGTTGATCAAGGAAATTCGTTCCCTCGGCATCGATATCGATCTGGAAACCGAATAA